A stretch of Lathyrus oleraceus cultivar Zhongwan6 chromosome 6, CAAS_Psat_ZW6_1.0, whole genome shotgun sequence DNA encodes these proteins:
- the LOC127093072 gene encoding TMV resistance protein N, with translation MDLLASPKPSSSFSYGFTYDVFLSFRGLDTRYTFTGNLYKALSDTGIRTFIDDRELEGGDEIIPSLYNAIEDSRIAILVFSLNYASSSFCLDELVHIIQHFTQNNRLVLPVFYGVDPSVLRHQIGSYGEAIAKHRERFQNNTENMERLQKWKAALNQASNYSGYSFHIGNEYEYNLIGEIVKKVTNKINRVPLHVANYPVGLESRLQKVYSLFDNRFDDKVQMLGIYGIGGLGKTTLARAIYNFIADQFEVLCFLHNVRENSAKHNLEHLQEMILSKIKGPEIRLGDVSEGIPILKQRLHRKKVLLVLDDVDELKQLQVLAGGLDWFGLGSVVIITTRDKHLLANHGIQRTYEVDKLNQVEAQELLRWNSFKNNTIDSSFEGILKRAVTYASGLPLALEVVGCNLFGKNIGQWKSTLDWYERIPDKKIQEILKVSFDALEEYEQSVFLDIACCFRGYELLEVEDILNAHYGDCMKHKIEVLVDRSLIKISQEGKHDIVTLHDLIEDMGKEIVRQESPKELGKRSRLWFHKDIVHVLEENLGTDKIEIIYLDCPSVEVVVDWKGKSFKKMKNLKTLIIKQGHFSKCPTSFPNSLRVLEWQRYPSRYIPSNFCPKKLAICKLPNNCFTSLELASFLNQKLTNLKVLDFKDSEYLTHIPDVSGLSNLEEFSMNNCKNLLTIHNSVGHLNKLKDLNAKGCSKVQSFPPLKLTSLKKLQLSGCESLNSFPEILGEMQYITVIELRETSIEEFPLSFQNLTGLCLLKVVGNGMHRFSSNSLMMTNLWSVHIENCHLLFPKENDKFSSEMFPEVGSLELFNSNLSDESLPKFLTLFANVTILDLSANHFTILPECLKECDFLYKLCLDDCKNLQEIRGIPPSLKYFSAKSCVSLTSSSRRMLLNQELHEARGTHFYFSAGTEGIPEWFEHQSNGASISFWSRNYLPSIALLLVTKLKHGVEASHCLVNINLFINGYGYYVDSREVREWQEIKPGHAYLFDLHLHSRVLNFNIEHRNEKLWNVKFKLEEALSKNEWIHVEVTYTHQMKDALLIESGIHIFKEKNSMENIRFSNPYKKSRFVDAETDMKLEI, from the exons ATGGATTTGTTGGCATCACCAAAACCCTCTTCTTCTTTCTCCTATGGATTCACCTATGATGTCTTCCTTAGTTTCAGAGGCCTTGACACTCGTTACACTTTTACCGGAAATCTCTACAAAGCTCTTTCTGATACTGGAATCCGCACCTTCATTGATGATAGAGAGCTTGAGGGAGGTGATGAAATCATACCATCACTTTATAACGCCATTGAAGACTCTAGAATTGCCATTCTTGTATTCTCTCTCAACTATGCTTCTTCTTCCTTTTGTTTAGACGAACTTGTCCACATCATTCAACACTTTACACAAAACAATCGTTTGGTTTTGCCGGTTTTCTACGGCGTCGATCCTTCTGTCTTGCGACATCAAATCGGAAGTTATGGTGAAGCAATAGCGAAGCATCGAGAGAGGTTCCAAAACAACACGGAGAATATGGAGAGGTTGCAAAAATGGAAGGCGGCTCTTAACCAAGCATCTAATTACTCCGGCTACAGTTTTCATATTGG GAATGAATATGAATACAATTTAATTGGGGAGATAGTAAAAAAAGTTACCAACAAGATTAATCGTGTTCCTTTGCATGTTGCAAATTATCCGGTTGGACTCGAGTCTCGATTACAAAAGGTATATTCACTTTTTGATAATAGATTTGATGATAAAGTTCAAATGTTAGGGATATATGGAATTGGAGGATTGGGAAAAACAACACTTGCCCGAGCAATTTACAATTTCATCGCCGATCAATTTGAAGTGTTATGTTTTCTTCATAACGTGAGAGAAAATTCAGCTAAACATAACTTGGAACATCTTCAAGAGATGATCCTTTCCAAAATAAAGGGACCGGAAATTCGGCTAGGAGATGTCAGCGAGGGGATTCCAATTTTAAAGCAAAGGCTACATCGAAAGAAGGTTTTGTTGGTTCTCGATGATGTTGATGAACTGAAGCAGTTGCAGGTTTTAGCTGGAGGACTTGATTGGTTTGGTCTTGGGAGCGTAGTAATTATTACCACTCGAGACAAACATTTGCTAGCAAATCATGGGATTCAAAGAACATATGAAGTAGATAAGTTAAACCAGGTAGAAGCTCAGGAATTGTTGAGGTGGAACTCATTTAAAAATAACACAATTGATTCAAGTTTTGAAGGCATTTTAAAACGTGCAGTAACTTATGCTTCTGGACTTCCATTGGCTTTAGAAGTAGTTGGTTGCAATTTGTTTGGAAAGAATATTGGACAATGGAAATCTACATTGGATTGGTACGAAAGGATTCCTGACAAAAAAATCCAAGAGATACTTAAAGTAAGTTTTGATGCTTTAGAGGAATATGAGCAAAGTGTTTTCCTTGACATCGCTTGTTGCTTCAGAGGGTATGAGTTGTTAGAGGTTGAAGATATACTTAATGCTCATTACGGTGACTGCATGAAGCATAAAATTGAAGTTTTGGTTGACAGATCTCTCATAAAGATTAGTCAGGAAGGTAAACATGATATTGTGACATTACATGACTTGATCGAGGACATGGGTAAAGAAATTGTTCGTCAAGAATCACCCAAAGAGCTTGGTAAACGCAGTAGGTTATGGTTCCATAAAGATATAGTTCATGTTTTAGAAGAAAATTTG GGAACAGATAAAATTGAAATCATATATCTGGATTGCCCCTCGGTTGAAGTAGTGGTTGATTGGAAGGGAAAGagcttcaagaaaatgaaaaatcTCAAAACACTTATTATTAAACAAGGTCATTTTTCTAAATGTCCCACAAGTTTTCCAAATAGTTTGagagtattggaatggcagagATACCCTTCACGGTATATACCATCTAACTTTTGTCCTAAGAAACTGGCCATATGTAAGTTACCCAATAATTGCTTTACTTCATTGGAATTGGCTAGCTTTTTGAACCAG AAGTTAACAAATCTCAAAGTTTTAGACTTCAAAGATTCTGAATATTTAACGCATATACCTGATGTATCGGGTTTATCCAACTTAGAAGAATTTTCGATGAATAATTGTAAGAATTTACTTACAATCCACAATTCTGTTGGGCACTTGAATAAACTCAAAGACTTGAATGCTAAGGGTTGCAGCAAGGTCCAGAGTTTTCCACCCTTGAAGTTGACCTCTCTTAAAAAATTGCAACTTTCAGGTTGTGAGAGTCTTAACAGTTTCCCAGAAATATTAGGAGAGATGCAATACATTACGGTCATTGAATTGCGTGAAACTTCCATTGAAGAATTTCCACTTTCATTTCAAAATCTCACTGGCCTTTGCCTTTTAAAAGTAGTTGGAAATGGAATGCATAGGTTTTCGAGTAACAGTCTTATGATGACAAATTTGTGGAGTGTTCATATTGAAAATTGTCATCTATTATTTCCAAAAGAAAATGATAAATTCAGTTCTGAGATGTTTCCAGAAGTGGGATCTCTAGAGCTCTTTAACTCCAACCTGTCAGATGAATCTCTTCCAAAATTTCTTACTCTATTTGCTAATGTGACAATATTAGACCTATCGGCGAATCATTTCACAATTCTTCCTGAGTGCCTCAAAGAATGTGACTTTTTATATAAGCTTTGTTTAGATGATTGCAAGAATCTCCAGGAAATTAGAGGAATCCCGCCAAGTTTAAAATATTTCTCTGCAAAATCTTGCGTTTCTTTGACATCATCGTCTAGAAGAATGCTACTGAATCAG GAATTGCATGAGGCTAGAGGCACCCACTTCTATTTTTCTGCAGGAACTGAGGGGATTCCAGAGTGGTTTGAGCACCAGAGTAATGGAGCTTCAATTTCTTTTTGGTCTCGTAACTACCTCCCTTCAATTGCTCTCTTACTTGTTACTAAGTTGAAGCATGGAGTTGAAGCATCCCACTGCTTAGTAAATATCAATTTGTTCATCAATGGCTATGGATATTATGTTGACTCTCGCGAAGTTCGTGAATGGCAAGAGATTAAACCGGGTCATGCTTATCTATTTGATCTGCACCTGCATAGTCGGGTACTCAACTTTAACATCGAACATAGAAATGAGAAACTCTGGAACGTGAAATTCAAACTAGAGGAAGCACTTTCAAAAAATGAGTGGATCCATGTAGAGGTTACATACACCCATCAAATGAAGGATGCATTGCTTATAGAAAGTGGAATCCACATATTCAAAGAGAAAAATAGCATGGAGAATATTCGATTTAGCAATCCTTATAAAAAGAGTAGATTTGTGGATGCAGAGACTGATATGAAGTTGGAAATTTAG